One part of the Mya arenaria isolate MELC-2E11 chromosome 3, ASM2691426v1 genome encodes these proteins:
- the LOC128228366 gene encoding lachesin-like — MWMTNFLSTLVTIATLRSIHAEYYVGLPDIITPAPEFFPSPYNVTFRTGELATLSCSINNLGTKTVVWRRMGNSFPLTSGTLTVVADKRLQVAHVDFKPKWDLLIKDVKTKDAGDYECQIASKDRTVRRRITLNVVDPMVEMPEIRITEPQYVERGEQVILQCNATGEYYAPEEMDWFRNGQKLVSHSRKGIKITKQFSIPQRRFASVLEIERVSMEDDGTYVCRSSNTQITSTKVIVLNAETSHMKRGTELDNSASLQSDPNSSANPARLSALCVLVIHILAEFCVGIR, encoded by the exons ATGTGGATGACTAACTTCCTGTCTACGCTCGTTACCATAGCAACACTCAGAAGCATCCATGCGGAATACTACG TGGGTCTACCGGACATTATCACCCCAGCCCCGGAGTTTTTCCCTTCCCCGTATAACGTGACGTTCCGGACGGGAGAATTGGCAACGCTCAGCTGTAGTATCAACAATCTCGGCACGAAAACT GTGGTATGGCGGCGGATGGGTAACTCATTTCCGCTCACCTCAGGGACGCTCACGGTGGTGGCCGACAAGCGCCTGCAGGTTGCACACGTTGACTTCAAGCCGAAATGGGACCTGCTAATCAAGGATGTCAAAACAAAAGACGCCGGTGACTACGAGTGTCAGATTGCATCCAAGGACCGCACCGTACGGCGAAGGATTACGCTCAACGTAGTCG atccGATGGTTGAAATGCCAGAAATCCGGATTACGGAGCCCCAATATGTTGAACGAGGCGAACAAGTTATTTTGCAGTGTAATGCTACTGGGGAGTACTATGCCCCAGAGGAAATGGACTGGTTTCGCAATGGACAGAAACTTGTCTCTCATTCGAGAAAGGGCATTAAAATCACCAAACAGTTTTCCATACCTCAGAGAAGGTTTGCCAGCGTGCTGGAGATAGAGAGAGTATCCATGGAGGATGATGGAACATATGTGTGTAGGAGCTCAAATACACAGATCACCAGCACAAAAGTTATCGTCTTAAACG CAGAAACCTCACACATGAAAAGAG GGACAGAATTAGACAACTCTGCAAGTCTCCAATCCGATCCAAACTCATCCGCGAATCCAGCCCGTCTTTCGGCCTTATGTGTGCTTGTTATACACATACTGGCCGAGTTTTGTGTAGGGATCCGTTAA